The Fulvivirga maritima genome segment AATTATAGTGATGCTTTTTTTATTGCCTTCAGACTAACTGTTTCATTAACTTTCTCGACTAAAAAACACCACCACCATATAGGCATCTTCTTTCTTTTCTGTGATCTTTGATGAAGATGAGGAAAGATAGAATACTTGTACTCCTTTTTTTAGTAATAATTAGTGGGTTGATCTTAAGGATAAATTATAAGTTAACTTTTGATGATACCGTTAATCAAAAGGATGATGTTATATCTCAGCTTCATTTTCTTGAAGATCAGTTAAAAGAAGAAGATTTAGGAAATAAAATGCAAGACTTATTTCCTGAGGGTTATGTATTTGTAAATGCACTATATGGATTAGCATGGTGTGAGTTGGCATTATCAGATCCGTCTGATTTGGCAGTCAGAGATAAGGCATTAAAAGAGGCTCTCTATGCCTATGAATGTATTGACTCTAATGAAGCCAAATGGCAGTTTCCTATATACTTATACCCTGAATATGGCATATTCTATAATGGTTGGAGAAATTATTTGTTGTCCAAAATTTTGAAGGTATCTCAAGATTTTGATAAGTCTGCAGGATATAAATTGAAATTTAAACAACAAAGTGATTCAATAGCTCAGGCAATTGTAACTTCCAAAATTCCTTATTTGCAGTCATATGGTAAATTGTGTTGGCCCGCGGATACTTATGTTGCCGTTGCTTCTTTGGCCAATTATAAACAGTTAGTTAATTCAAAATATGACACTTTGGTTAAAAATTGGATAAGCCGTTCTAAGTTGTTCTTAGATCAAGAAAGTCTTTTGATCCCCCATAGAGTGGATTACCAAACTGGCGAAGTTATAGAGTCACCTAGGGGAAGTTCAATGAGTTTAATGGTAAGAATGCTTTTGGATATTGATCCCAAATTTGGCGAGGAGCAATATGATAGCTATAAAGACAAATTTGTTTCTACAATCTTAGGTTTACCCTGTGTAAGAGAATATCCGAAGGGCGAATTTGGGTTGGGAGATGTTGATTCTGGCCCGGTTATTTTTGGAGTTGGCTTTTCTGCTACTTTGGCTTCTTTAGGGAGTTTTACTGGATATGGTGATCAAAAATTGGCCGATTGGCAGTATAATACTGTTAATGCATTCGGTTTTGATTGGACCATTAAGAGAGACAAACGGTACCTATTAGGATTAATGCCTATGGGAGATGCTTTTATAGCATGGGGAAGAGCTTCAAATTTAGCTTATGTTAACAATCTTAAAGAAGATGATTATTTCTTCCCTTGGAAGTTTTATATCTTTTCAGCAACCATGCTGATATTAATTTGGGGCCTTTATTTTAAGAAGGCGTTAATACATCTAATAAGACAGAAACAATATGTTTAGCCCATTCCATTCATTTTTAAAAAACACCACCACCATATAGACATCTTCTTTCTTTTCTGTGATCTTTGTTTTTTTAGAAATTGAAAAACTTAATGATTCCAGAAGATAATCCTTTAAATCTAAGGCTGGTTAATACTACCCGATATGTAACGCCGCTGCGTGAAGGGGGCTCCATGCCAGCAATTGTAGAGGCTGATGACGACTTTTTATATGTACTGAAGTTTCGTGGTGCAGGCCAGGGTACTAAGGCGCTTATAGCAGAGTTGATTGGTGGGGAGATAGCCCGGAAGCTGGGCTTTTATGTGCCTGAATTAGTGTTTATAGATTTGCAAAGTGGCTTTGGTAAAATGGAAGGCGATGAAGAAATTCAGGACTTATTGCAAAATAGTGTGGGTACTAACCTCGGATTACACTACTTGTCTAACTCCATTACTTTTGACCCTGTAGCTACTGAAGTTTCTGCTCAGCTGGCTTCGCAAGTGGTGTGGTTAGATGCGCTCCTCATGAATGTGGACAGAACAGTGCGTAATACCAATATGCTGTGGTGGAATCATGAACTTTGGCTTATAGATCACGGAGCTTCATTGTATTTTCATCATGCATGGAATAACTACGAAGGCACTCAACCTTTTTCATTAGTGAAAAATCATGTTTTATTAAAAAAGGCCACTGAGCTCCATGAGGTTAATGATGTTTTTCAACCCCTTATTACTCCTGATTTTATTGATCTGGTAGTTGATTCTATTCCAGATGATTGGTTGAATGATGAGCATGTTTTTGATACTAAAGATGATCATCGTAATGCTTACAAAACCTTCCTCAAAAGCCGGATCTCTAATTCTCAACTATTCATAAAAGAAGCAGAAAATGCAAGATTATCACTTATATGAGTATGCTACGCTTCGGCTCATGCCCAGGGTGGAGCGCGGAGAGTTTGTGAATATTGGCACTATATTATACTGCAAGGCACATAAGTTTTTAGAATGCCGTTTTCACTGGGATGAAGGCAGAATTAAGGCAATTTTCCCTGAGACAGACCTTGAATTGGTGAAAAAGTATGCTATGGCCATTGAAGAAGTATGTGCAGGAGGTAAAAGGGGAGGAGCTATTGGTGAACTTACCATAGCAGAGCGTTTTAGGTGGATTACAGCCACCAGAAGTACCATTTTACAAGCATCACCAGTGCACCCGGCTTTTTGTAAAGAAGCAGAAGCTACCTTAGAGCGGTTGCATAGTGAGCTGGTTTTATAATTACGAATTTTAATAAAAAATGAAGAAATATAGTATTGATTGGCTGGAGCAGCAGGAAAATGTGAAGTTCTTATTCTTTTGGGGACATACTAAAAAAGCAGGAGAGGTAAACCAGGCCTGTTTTAGCCAATGGTATGAAAGCCCTTTTCAGGTAAAGGGAATAACTTATAAAACGGCTGAGCACTGGATGATGTATCATAAGGCCTCGCTTTTTAATAACGAGGATATAGCGGAGCAGGTCATTGCATGTGTTACCCCGGCAGAAGCCAAGAAACTCGGCCGTAAAGTGAAGGGGTTTGATGAAGAAACTTGGAATAGTAAACGCTATGAATTGGTAACAGAGGGTAATATCCATAAGTTTAATCAAAACAGGCCTTTGGGTGAGTATTTGTTAAATACAGCTAACAGGGTGTTGGTAGAGGCTAGTCCTGTAGATGCTATTTGGGGCATAGGTCTGTCAAAAGACAGTGAAAAAGCGCAGCGTGTAAGTACTTGGAGAGGACTAAATCTATTGGGTTTTGCTCTAATGGAAGCAAGGGACTTTTTGCGAGAGAAGGGCTTTTTTGAAGGAGATGAATTGCCTCAATAGACATGGCTAAGGTGGTGGAAATCATTAAAATTCTATTGACGGTATTTACCGCCAATAGAATTACATCACATCAACAAACTATGTCTAATCTAAACAGGAATAAGTTTGGTTCCTATTTTCCTTAAATGATAATGGAAGTGTGGAGTTACTGCTATAGCGAGCATTACTATCACTATAAAAATGCTCATATAAATATAGTAGTCTCTCACATATAATAAATTACTTTGGTTGGCTACGGCTCTACCTAACAGTCTGCGTGCGCCCTGAGTACTTTGCAGTGTGGTAGCTCCGCCGTGTGTTAGGGCCTGTTCGTACCCTTGTATCCTTTGCATGGTGAGCGGGTTGGTAGCGGTAACATCATCACCAAAACTATTATAGTGAATTTGCTGCTGCCTTAATCCCATAAACGCAACCAGTGCCATACTAGCAGTAAAAGTGGCAAACCTAAAGGCTACTCCTGTTACAGAAGCAGAAAAAGCAATGTTTTCAGGGACAGAGGTCACATAGAATATGACAATAGAAAGCATAAGAATACCATTACCAAAGCCCAGCAGGAATAAGGGTAACAATATGTCCGCTATTTCTGCCTGATTACTAATTACTCTCAAGCTGAGTAGATGGAATACTAACAATGACCCGAAACCCGCAAGCCATACCAGCCTTATTCTGGTTTTAGCTAAGATAAAGCGCGCTGCTAATGCTGCACCAGCTACAATACCCAATGCATTTACTATCATTACATAACTTTGATAGTAAACATCCAGATGGACACTATTGGCAAAGAATCCATATAGAGCACTGGTATCACCCTTGCTAAAGTAAAAGGCGATGAGCAATAGCATGCCTATTCTGAAATTTCTTTGTTTAAATACGCTAAGATCAATATAAGGATCCTTTAACCTTAGCTGTCTTACCACATAAATGGTGAAGATAAACACAAAGGCAATGCAGCAAAGGGTGATTCTCATGCTGTAAAACCATTGATAGTATTGGCCATAAAGAAATATGTAAGCTAATAGTAAGAACGATGATGCATAGAGTACAAAGCTTTTCCAGTCTATTGATTTAAGAGATCCTTTTCCTTCCCTTCTAAAGTCTATATCATTTCTTAGCAGGAAGAATAGCAACACAATTCCCGGTAAAAGGGTATAGATTTTCAATAGAAAAATGACGTTGAAATCATATTTACTAAAAACAAATGCATCTAATATTTGAGATAATGGAGCTGTACCTAACAGCGTACCATATAATGTGGCATAACCCAGAATACGACTTCTTTGTGCATGAAACTGCTGAAAAATAAGAGTAAACATTATTCCTATAAATCCCAGAGAAAGCATGCCTCCAAAAAACCTAAAAACCAGTAAGAGGCTGAAACTTCTACTATAATATAAGATGATGTTAATAATCACGAAAATTATAGAACATGCTACCAGATATGGCTTAGATGAAAACCGGTTGAATAGTTTCCGTTCAAGCGGAAATGCTGATGCAATAGCCAGGTAGAACACTACTACAGAGTATCGTACATCAGTACTATCAATACCATAATAACTCGCCGCACTGCTTACTCCACCCAGGTAAATGCCCAAAACGGTAGCTACCGGTATTAGGGTAAGGAATATAGCTACTAATGCTAACCAATTAGGCACCCATGATTTAAATATTTGATTATTAGCTTTTGCCATATAGCTATTCTTTGGGAATTGAAACGATGGCGTTCATGCCAGCTTTTAGCTTTGTGAGCTGCTCAGGAGAATCTGTAAAAGCTATTTTTACAGGAAAACGTTGAGTGATTTTTACAAAGTTACCAGTCGCATTATCAGGAGGTAATAACGAAAACTGAGACCCGGTAGCTGGTGATAATGATTCTATCTCTCCATGAAATGTTTTGTCAGGAAAGGCGTCAATGGTAATTTTTGCTTGTTGACCTTCTTCCATATTAGCTATTTGTGTTTCTTCAAAATTAGCTACTATCCATTTGCCTTGGTTTTGGTCTACCATAAAACCAATAGTTTGACCTTTTTGTATAAATTGGCCAATTTGAATTGATTTGTTGCCCATGTATCCGTCAGATGGAGAGGTGATTACAGCGTACTTTAAATCGAGCTTAACTCTTGCTAGAGCAGCTTCTTTTTGCTTTACATCAGCTTCGGCTACACTAATTTCTGAGGTAACATCATTGGTGCGGTTTTGAGATGCTTTGTAAGTGTTTTTTAAAGCTTCATAGTTAGATTTAGCTACGTCTAACTGTGTTTTGATATTTTCGAATTGTTGTTGTGTTACAGCTTCACCTTCCAGCAGTTTTTTGTACCTGTCATATTCCTGTTGCTGATGCCATAGCTCAGCCTGTGCAGCGCCAATTCTGGCTTTGTTTACACTGGCACTGCTACTGGCAGTATTAACATTACTTCCTAAAACCTTAAGTCTTGCTTTTGAAGAGGCCAATGCTGCTTCTGCTTCTTTTAACCTTACTGAGGCTTCATCTACATCTAAAATCACCAAAGTATCACCTTTATTCACTTTTTGATGATCTTCAAATCTGATGTCCTTAATATATCCACTAGCTCGGCTTAAAATAGGGTTGATGTATTCTTTTACCTGGGCATCATTAGTTTCTTCGTATTTCCAAAAATTAACCATAGCAAGGGCTCCCCAAATGATCAGCCCTGCTAAAATGACCACAGCCACACCATACGTTACTTTGATGGCTACATGGTCTATCTTCTCATATTTTTTTATGTTATCGCTCATTTTTATAGTTGCCCTGTTATTTTAAGTAATTGATAATAATGCAGCCTGGCAGAAATTTTACTGTTGATTAAATCGAATTTGGCTTGTAAAAGCTGGGTGTCAGCGTCTAATAAATCAGTGAGTAATGCTAACTGATTGAAATACATCTGATTCACTATTCGGTAGTTTTCTTCTGCCTGTACTATATTCATATCTGCCACTTTCACCTCTTCTAAGTCTTCATGAAAATGTTTGTATGCTGCTTTTACCTGTGTTCTAAGTCTGTCTTCAGTATGCTCTTTGGCTAGCTTAGACTGCTCTATGGCTATCTCAGCCGCCTCTTCTTTGTGCTTGTCATGGTAAAGCACAGACAGGTCATAAGAGAAGCGCAAGCCCGCCATGCCCATGAGATAAGGAGCAGTACTGTACGGGTAAAGCCTGATTTGCGGATAGGAGTAGGTGTACTCACCAAATAATCCAAAACGTGGTAATTTATCCGCTTTAAGTTCTTGCAATCTAAATTCACTTATAGAAACATGAGATTGTGCTATTTTTTCTCTGGGAGAAGTTTGGATGGTCTCTTCTATATATTCCAGATAAGCCTTTTCAGCTTTAGCTAAATCTATGTCTATGCTATCCGTTGGCTTTAGAGGCTGTTCATCATCATAACCAATGAGTATGTTGAGCTGCTGAGTGGCAAGCTCTACATTATTCTTCATTTTTAGCAAGTTAGTTTCCTGTCTGGAAAGCTGTAACTTGGCTCTTAGCAAATCACTTTTTAGTACTACACCGTTTTCGTATAGTTGATTGATTTGGTCTAATCTCTTATTGTTTCTGTAAATATTTTGTATGATGAGTTTTTTAAGCTCTAATGCACGTTGCATATCCAGGTATTCTGAAGCTACCCTGTAGTGGATGTCAGATACACTCTCTTCTTCCAGATATTGAAGCAGTGTTTCTCTGGTTTCTGCTTCTTTAATTTTAATTTTGGTTTTGTGACCGCTATAAAGATTCAAATATGCCTCTATACCTGCGTCATAAATGCTATGGTCTTCAATGGGTATGTATTCTGGCTCTTCTAGTATCCCATCATTAAATACGGGTACATTGGCCAATTTACCATAGCTACCATCTACGGCTACATGCGGTAGCCATTGCTGTTTAGAATCTTTAACCTCTTCTTTTCCAATCTTCGTGTCATAATGCTTTAAGCGTAACTCCTTGCTGTAGGTATTAGCTCTTTCCCAAGCTTCTTGTATTCCCAGAGATATGCTATCTTGCGGCAGATCCTGAGCGTTTAGTACTCCACTTAAGACTAAAAAGAAGAAGAAAAATATCTTGCTTTTCATTTTGTCTTGAGTTTTTAAAAATTTCATTGTGCAAAGTTTCGCTTATTTTTAAAGTCTTTTTTTCAAAAATTGGACAATTGTTTTATAATTTAGGCCACACAATAAATTGACTAAAAATAACTATATTATTGCATGCACCCGTTTCTGGAAAAGGTAGATAATGACTCTGAAGCTTACTTCGTTCATCATAATAAAGCGGAGGAAATGCTTCCCATGCATCAGCATGAGAAGCATCAGTTAAGTTATATAGAAGGAGGGGTTGCTTTTCTTAATACCTCTGAGAAATCTTATTTTCTGCCTGCACGTCATTTTTTATGGATACCTGCGGGCACTAAACACAATGTAACTTCTCGTACCTCTGTAAAAATGGTTCATAATTTTTATATACCTACCTCTTTATTTCCCAGTAAACATGTACTTAGTAAAACCGGTGGCATATATCCTGTAACCAATCTGCTGATGGAGATGATTTATTATACTGAAGAGTGGTTTGGAGAGATTACCAAAAAGGATGCAGAAGAATTTGAATTTTTAAATGCCTTTAGAAATGTAGTATTGCATGTGGCCAAAATCCCATTTCCACTGGTGCTACCTACCACAGATAATGAGAATTTGAGGGTGGTGCTTAAATATATTCATGATAATATAGATCAACCATTGTATTTAAATGATTTGGCTAAAAGGTTTGGTTACAGTACCCGTTCTTTTTCCAGGATGTTTCAAAAGAATATGGATACCTCTTTTTTGCAGTACGTTAAACTGACCCGAATAGTGAGAAGTATGGAGAAATTACTTAAAACAGATCAGTCAGTCAGTGAGATAGCCTATAGCTGTGGCTATAACAGTTTATCTTCTTTCAGCTACACTTTTCAGCAGGTGGCCCACATATCACCGGCAGAATTTAGAAAGCAGAATTTGTAAATAAATGGAGGATCGTTGTAAAGTTTCCCCACTAAAGGGGAATAAAATTCCTGATTCAGACTACGAAATCCTGCTTTAATCATATTTAAGCGGTGGGCATGGTTTTGGAAAAAGATAATTCAAATATTTTGTAACCAAACCATGAAAACCAATGTCATCATTTACACAAACAGCGCGATCAGCTAAAACATCATTCGAATATACCGAATGGAAAGAAAAACTGGCTCGTATTGGGCACGCAGCCAAAGGAATAGTATACGGAATAGCCGGTGTTCTTACACTTATGGCAGCTTTTAATATGGGAGGTCAAAAAGCAGGTAAAACACAGGTAATAGATTTTCTACAAAAACAAGCCTTTGGTCAGGTGTTAGTAATCCTGATGGGGATAGGATTAGCTTGCTATGCGTTTTATAGATTTGTACAGGTAGCTGGTAAATCTGAAAAGCTTCAAGATAAAAGT includes the following:
- a CDS encoding MFS transporter yields the protein MAKANNQIFKSWVPNWLALVAIFLTLIPVATVLGIYLGGVSSAASYYGIDSTDVRYSVVVFYLAIASAFPLERKLFNRFSSKPYLVACSIIFVIINIILYYSRSFSLLLVFRFFGGMLSLGFIGIMFTLIFQQFHAQRSRILGYATLYGTLLGTAPLSQILDAFVFSKYDFNVIFLLKIYTLLPGIVLLFFLLRNDIDFRREGKGSLKSIDWKSFVLYASSFLLLAYIFLYGQYYQWFYSMRITLCCIAFVFIFTIYVVRQLRLKDPYIDLSVFKQRNFRIGMLLLIAFYFSKGDTSALYGFFANSVHLDVYYQSYVMIVNALGIVAGAALAARFILAKTRIRLVWLAGFGSLLVFHLLSLRVISNQAEIADILLPLFLLGFGNGILMLSIVIFYVTSVPENIAFSASVTGVAFRFATFTASMALVAFMGLRQQQIHYNSFGDDVTATNPLTMQRIQGYEQALTHGGATTLQSTQGARRLLGRAVANQSNLLYVRDYYIYMSIFIVIVMLAIAVTPHFHYHLRKIGTKLIPV
- a CDS encoding HipA family kinase, with protein sequence MIPEDNPLNLRLVNTTRYVTPLREGGSMPAIVEADDDFLYVLKFRGAGQGTKALIAELIGGEIARKLGFYVPELVFIDLQSGFGKMEGDEEIQDLLQNSVGTNLGLHYLSNSITFDPVATEVSAQLASQVVWLDALLMNVDRTVRNTNMLWWNHELWLIDHGASLYFHHAWNNYEGTQPFSLVKNHVLLKKATELHEVNDVFQPLITPDFIDLVVDSIPDDWLNDEHVFDTKDDHRNAYKTFLKSRISNSQLFIKEAENARLSLI
- a CDS encoding DUF3037 domain-containing protein — encoded protein: MQDYHLYEYATLRLMPRVERGEFVNIGTILYCKAHKFLECRFHWDEGRIKAIFPETDLELVKKYAMAIEEVCAGGKRGGAIGELTIAERFRWITATRSTILQASPVHPAFCKEAEATLERLHSELVL
- a CDS encoding TolC family protein, which translates into the protein MKSKIFFFFFLVLSGVLNAQDLPQDSISLGIQEAWERANTYSKELRLKHYDTKIGKEEVKDSKQQWLPHVAVDGSYGKLANVPVFNDGILEEPEYIPIEDHSIYDAGIEAYLNLYSGHKTKIKIKEAETRETLLQYLEEESVSDIHYRVASEYLDMQRALELKKLIIQNIYRNNKRLDQINQLYENGVVLKSDLLRAKLQLSRQETNLLKMKNNVELATQQLNILIGYDDEQPLKPTDSIDIDLAKAEKAYLEYIEETIQTSPREKIAQSHVSISEFRLQELKADKLPRFGLFGEYTYSYPQIRLYPYSTAPYLMGMAGLRFSYDLSVLYHDKHKEEAAEIAIEQSKLAKEHTEDRLRTQVKAAYKHFHEDLEEVKVADMNIVQAEENYRIVNQMYFNQLALLTDLLDADTQLLQAKFDLINSKISARLHYYQLLKITGQL
- a CDS encoding NADAR family protein; amino-acid sequence: MKKYSIDWLEQQENVKFLFFWGHTKKAGEVNQACFSQWYESPFQVKGITYKTAEHWMMYHKASLFNNEDIAEQVIACVTPAEAKKLGRKVKGFDEETWNSKRYELVTEGNIHKFNQNRPLGEYLLNTANRVLVEASPVDAIWGIGLSKDSEKAQRVSTWRGLNLLGFALMEARDFLREKGFFEGDELPQ
- a CDS encoding AraC family transcriptional regulator; its protein translation is MHPFLEKVDNDSEAYFVHHNKAEEMLPMHQHEKHQLSYIEGGVAFLNTSEKSYFLPARHFLWIPAGTKHNVTSRTSVKMVHNFYIPTSLFPSKHVLSKTGGIYPVTNLLMEMIYYTEEWFGEITKKDAEEFEFLNAFRNVVLHVAKIPFPLVLPTTDNENLRVVLKYIHDNIDQPLYLNDLAKRFGYSTRSFSRMFQKNMDTSFLQYVKLTRIVRSMEKLLKTDQSVSEIAYSCGYNSLSSFSYTFQQVAHISPAEFRKQNL
- a CDS encoding HlyD family secretion protein is translated as MSDNIKKYEKIDHVAIKVTYGVAVVILAGLIIWGALAMVNFWKYEETNDAQVKEYINPILSRASGYIKDIRFEDHQKVNKGDTLVILDVDEASVRLKEAEAALASSKARLKVLGSNVNTASSSASVNKARIGAAQAELWHQQQEYDRYKKLLEGEAVTQQQFENIKTQLDVAKSNYEALKNTYKASQNRTNDVTSEISVAEADVKQKEAALARVKLDLKYAVITSPSDGYMGNKSIQIGQFIQKGQTIGFMVDQNQGKWIVANFEETQIANMEEGQQAKITIDAFPDKTFHGEIESLSPATGSQFSLLPPDNATGNFVKITQRFPVKIAFTDSPEQLTKLKAGMNAIVSIPKE